The following are encoded in a window of Thermoanaerobacter ethanolicus JW 200 genomic DNA:
- a CDS encoding ExeA family protein has translation MFTQYFGMKFNPFSKEISVNDLYISEDIAELNARLKYLQETRGIGLIVGEAGSGKSTALRRYAESLNRSTFKPCYFALSTLTVREFYQALAMILGETPSYKKVTLFHQIQRAITELYYSQKITPVIILDEIQLVSNDVLEDLRIIFNFNMDSQNPYILILSGQPHIRNKLALNVNSALRQRISIKYVMQGLKKEEIQDYIKTRMKIAGVVNDIFTPSAYEAIYSLTKGLPRIINNLVTASLLYAYSKRLREIDEEVIYQAQNEISL, from the coding sequence ATGTTTACCCAATATTTTGGAATGAAATTTAATCCATTTTCTAAAGAGATAAGTGTAAACGACCTTTACATAAGTGAAGACATTGCTGAATTAAATGCCAGGCTAAAATATTTACAAGAAACAAGGGGTATAGGACTTATCGTTGGGGAGGCCGGTTCAGGCAAATCTACCGCATTAAGAAGATATGCTGAAAGCCTCAACCGTTCTACATTTAAACCATGTTACTTTGCTCTATCTACACTCACAGTGAGAGAATTCTATCAAGCATTGGCTATGATTTTAGGCGAAACACCCTCATACAAAAAAGTAACGCTCTTTCACCAGATACAAAGAGCGATAACAGAACTTTACTATAGCCAGAAGATAACTCCTGTCATAATATTAGATGAAATACAACTGGTTTCTAACGATGTTCTTGAAGATTTGAGAATAATATTTAACTTTAATATGGATTCTCAAAACCCGTATATATTGATACTTTCAGGACAACCACACATAAGAAACAAACTAGCCTTGAATGTAAACAGTGCACTAAGGCAAAGAATTTCTATAAAGTATGTGATGCAAGGGCTAAAAAAAGAAGAAATTCAAGATTATATAAAAACAAGAATGAAAATAGCCGGAGTGGTGAATGATATATTTACACCATCAGCATATGAAGCAATATATTCTCTAACAAAAGGGCTCCCAAGGATAATAAATAACCTGGTAACAGCTTCTCTTCTCTATGCGTATTCTAAAAGGCTAAGAGAAATAGATGAAGAAGTAATATACCAGGCACAAAATGAAATCAGTTTGTGA